The Scyliorhinus torazame isolate Kashiwa2021f chromosome 27, sScyTor2.1, whole genome shotgun sequence nucleotide sequence AGTGCTTTCAACACATTTCTGAGcaacattctctccccccccccccccaaagctgtgCAGCCGTGCAGTAACTGGGAATATGTTGTGTGAGGAACAAGCTGGCCACACACAAAACGACGCTCCTTTTAAGGTGCACATGTGATGGCAGTGCATCAACCTGAAACGGACCATGCCGTGCAACAAGCTGGCCACACACAGCAAACAGAAGTTAGGCATGAGGGAACACTTCCTAAGAGCGCTTGAAGCTCACTTTCGATCATTCGAGAAAAATGTCCCAATCTGCAGCACCTCGATCGGTGCAAAATcgcaagattaaaaaaaaaaatctggacatTCGAAGATCTAAATTAAAGAGAGAGAATGCTGGAACTCCTGAGGTTGGTCAGTGTTTCTAAAGAGGAAATGCAGCCTGCTTTGAGCTAGGTGACTCAAGCAGCAATTGGCTCCGAATAAATAGGTCTTATCCACGCATCAAAATAAATTACTTGACTTTTGCAAAAATCTtctcacagcccagagtgcagcCTAGCGAATGAAGTTAATGATGTAGCAAAAACGTGGCCAGCAAATTATGCAAAGCAAGATCCCATAAGTAGCAAGTGGGATTTTTGGCCAGACTTTGCTTTGATGGAATTGAAGGCACCGTATCATGGGGTCACTGGAGCTTTACTGAGAAAGTGCTGTGGGGTCTTGCGTGAGCACCCTAACAGGCAATGGGATCGCAGTTAACTGTCTCACTTGAAAGGCCACACCTCTGACAATCTGGCATGAACAGATGTGTCATCTTAGACTATCTGTTCAAGTCTCTGGAATGAGGTTTCAACACACAAGCTTCTGACTTAGGGATGATACTCACTGAACTATGGTGATGATTCAACTGGGAGAAGAATAGATTTGGGAAACACCAGGGACTTCATTAACGCTCGCAATTACCAAAGTGCAAACCTGTCGTTTTCAAGCACCACCCAATATCGAACGCCAGAGTGACAAGTGAGAGGACCTGGGAGCAGGTTTTCTGCCAATCCTTTTTTTGGGCGATATTGGGCATATCGCACAGGAAGAATGGAGCAAGGTGCCTGCTGATGAGGAAAGCCGTCTAGGCCAGTGCGGTGTCACAGGATTATTGCAAACTGTGAAGCGAACAGCACACCGACCATCAAAAGATGGAGACACGACTAATTTCTTGGCATTCCTGCTTAACTCACCATCGTCATCTGCAACCATGCCAGAAGGTTCCAGGACATAGTGCAGCTTTATGTAGTTCACGTAACCGGGGTCTGTTGGTGCAGTTTCCTGTTGGCTGGCAGTATTGTCCATTGAGCCCGACTCACTCTGAATCAACTCGCTTGCCACTTCAGCCGTCAGTTTAGCAGCAGATGATGCACCATTATCCAGTGTCGGCTTGCCTGCTGTGGTGCAAGTGCACCCTAATACAAGTGAATGTGAACGCTTGGAGTTCAAGGTAGAGTCGGAGGGGTCTGCAGTAGAACTTGAACACTGAATCTCTAACTTTGCTTCAGAAGAACAAGGGGGATGTGAGAGATCTGACGTCTCACTTCCTTGTGTACTAAGGACCTTATGGCAATCTTCTGCGGGTACCCCTGGGCGGGCAACTTCCTTCGGTTCGGGTACGGCTGCGTTTAAACTACACCCTGCTTCTGTGGTGCTTGTAGCAGCTCTGGCTCGCCTGAAAATGTCGGCTGCAAACTCCTTCGCTTTGCCTGTGGCAGAGGATCGGTCACATTGGACAGGGTTACATCCTGCCAGTACGGCATGCTTGGAGCTTTTAAGTTCCCAGCTCAGCATTTCCTCAGGGCAGTTTTCAGTGCGCGCGCTGGCGTCCGTGTCAGCTTTGTGTAAGATGCAGTCTGGTGCCCAGTGGCTCAATGAAGGATGATTCATGCCTTCACACTGCTGAGAACTGGACATGACATTGTCCGTTGCTGGCGAAATAAGACTAGGATCCAGCCCATAGTGACCTGGCGGTGCAGTGTTTTCACTGCTCTTGCTGTACAGAATCTGTCCTTTCTCACCTGGAACACATAGAAAACCAAACAGAATAGCAATGAAACAAATCTGAATTGGAGGAATGGTTGTTTGAGACTGTGCATAGGTTTTGTTATTTAAAAGCAGGCatggggcagcacggaagcaccctggttagcacaattgctttacagctccagggtcccaggttcgattcccggcttgggtcaccgtctgtgtggcatctgcacgttctcccagtgtctgcgtgggtttcctccgggtgctccggtttcctcccacagtccaaagatgtgcaggttaggtggattggccatgataaattccccttagtgtccaaaaaggttaggtggggttgctcggttatggggatgggatggaggcatgggcttaagtggggtgctctttcctaagggccggtgcagacttgatgggccaaatggcctccttctgcactgtaaattctatggtgatGTCCCAGGCTTGTTCCAATTGCCCTGGCAGGAATTGTCCCCCTGGTTAGTACGGAGGTTTTCCTCTGGTTACATGCCCCTCTCAGGAGATTCCAGCGGGTAGAAGGGTAGGAGGAGTCTGGTCACGATGCTCCAGCTTGATGGACCAGCTACTCTTTTTGCCCCCCATGACCTCTAGCTGAATGTCAATACCattgctgagtgagtggacatCATCTGAATGGAACCATAATTAATCCCAATGGCCCTGAGTTACAGGTGCGAAATGCAGTGACTCCTCTACAAAACTTAAAGTCCTTACATACATATCACACCCCTGACAATCTATGAACATCACaaaatgttttacagccaattaaatgctTTTTGAAATGTAATCGCTATTGCTTCATAGGAAATGCaagagccaatttgtgcacagcaagctcccacaaacagccatgtgACAATAATGGCAAGATagtcatttttttatttttaaagtgaTGTTGGCTGACGGATAAACATTGCTCAGGACACCAAGGAGAATTTCTCTGTTCTTCTTTCAATCGTGCCACGAGACCCAAGATAGCAGAGGGACCCCGTCAAAGTTTTAACGTCTTGTCCAAAAGGCAGCAACCCCTTCACCACTCAGTACCCCACTGGCAGTGTCAGCTTAGATTTGTTAGCATACTAACTAGGTTCCCAAATGAAGAACGACATGTTAGGTCATTACCTGCTGTGTTTACAGATATCGCACAGGCTACCAGTGAGTAGCTGGTATTGAGTAACACCACTCCGTCTTTCTTGAGCTGGAAGGCAGGCTGGAACGTGGGGAAGGGATACACCACCTGGTACTTTGTGTGAAACATGAAGCCATGCTGAAGACAGTAGGCATTCTGCTCATCTGTGAAGCACACAACAGCAAGTTAGGTCTTTGTAacgtcacacacacatccacccaattGGCAATAAAGAATCTTTTTTATACCTGTACTAAGCAAAGCCATGTCCTTACAGTCAGGACAGAACGCAAATGGCGGTGTAGCGACCGTTGTAATATAAATGTCTCGGTCATTCTCATCACTCATCACCATGTTTATCAGCAGGTCATTCACAGAGCGAATGCTGAATTGAAAAGAAACAATCACATTTTCATATTTTGGAGGTGAAAATATGATATGAGAAACAGCTTTGCTGGAGGAAGACCAAAGGCTCTGTCTACCCTGCTCCCTATCCTGGGACAACACTCATGACAAGCAGAAGTGAGTCAGCCACCCACCTTTCAGCAGCTGAGAATGAAGCAGAGTCTGCAGCACAGGGGAAAACTAGAAAGGGGGGAAAAATgtaactgttttgctttaaaaggaAAGGAACCAGAACAAGATCATCCTACAAGTAGCAAACATAAGAGTTAATCCATTTTAGGTGGTGTTGGTTCAGGAGGTAATATTAACTCGGGCAAAGGAGGCATTTACTCCTTTGCCCAAGTTAACATTACCTCCTGAACCAACACctgcagtgggtcggtgcagactcgatgggccgaatggcctccttctgcactgtatgttctatgtaatttaaTGACTCAGCGGGTTTTTGAGCTCAGCTGTCTGCCATGGGACTCGAATCCACAACTTTCTGGCTGAGATGATATTACTACCCACAGAACCAATTAGGCACCCAGCATCAAAGCTCAGCAACCTTTGCTGCTGGAGTTAAGGGGCGGTTGACAATTTTCAGACAAGAAACTTCGCAACAGGATGGGAACACCGACCTACTTAAAAGAACATTCCCATTGATAAagtcaaatgctggaaatctgaaatacaaacagaaaattctgggaaaAACTCAGAAGAGTCacacggactcgaaacattaacttgcttttcctctccacagatgctgtcagacccgctaggtttttccagcattttctgttttggtatTTTGAGCATTGCGTTCAGTTTGAAACACTGGATCTCAGGCCTTTTGAGGGGCTGCAGTGCATGGCGAAGAGGGTTAAATAAAGAGGATTGGTGCCATCGATCTTACAGTCCCTTGAATATAGAAGATGAAGCGGTGATCTAATTAGGTTTATGATTATTAAAGGTAAATATATTATGATAGGTAAATaaagagaagggcagcacggtagcatactggttagcactgtggcttcacagcgccagggtcccaggttcgattcccggctgggtcactgtccgtgcggagtctgcacgttctccccgtgtctgcgtgggtttcctccgggtgctccggcttcctcccactagtcccgaaagacgtgccgttgggtaatttggacattgtgaatttgtgtacccgaacaggcgccgaacggGGCTTTTCAcggcaacttcattgcaatgtaagcctacttgtgacaataaagattattattattagaagctaTTTCCCCTGTTGGTGATGACGAGTCCAGACAAGGGGGCACAACCTTAAAATTAGATCTGGGCCATTCAGGggcga carries:
- the dcaf15 gene encoding DDB1- and CUL4-associated factor 15, whose product is MAPSWNKRPSGRKKSSVLRNLYRLKITGQFSHRMFQNLPPILCVPLKNIVDDDFLLAGHIFLGFTKCGRYVLSYTRDVPEQDIDELPYYVYYLYWWKFNIHAKLKKVRQVHLFKDQEVYSDLYLTVCEWPSDPSKLIVFGFNIRSVNDLLINMVMSDENDRDIYITTVATPPFAFCPDCKDMALLSTDEQNAYCLQHGFMFHTKYQVVYPFPTFQPAFQLKKDGVVLLNTSYSLVACAISVNTAGEKGQILYSKSSENTAPPGHYGLDPSLISPATDNVMSSSQQCEGMNHPSLSHWAPDCILHKADTDASARTENCPEEMLSWELKSSKHAVLAGCNPVQCDRSSATGKAKEFAADIFRRARAATSTTEAGCSLNAAVPEPKEVARPGVPAEDCHKVLSTQGSETSDLSHPPCSSEAKLEIQCSSSTADPSDSTLNSKRSHSLVLGCTCTTAGKPTLDNGASSAAKLTAEVASELIQSESGSMDNTASQQETAPTDPGYVNYIKLHYVLEPSGMVADDDGYDDKISLHFVVTDLRGRNLKPVKESALYQGKYLTVEQLTLDFEYVINEVIRNDASWSKRYCSFSDYDIVILEVCPITNHVIMNIGLLLLAYPSDEEGQIRPRTYHTCLKGTWNLNTGIFATVGVGDLTAVQGQTSGSVWSTFRKSCVDIAMRWLVPESTFRNVNRMTNEALHKGRSLKRLADSGRSMWIVL